A segment of the Fibrobacter succinogenes subsp. succinogenes S85 genome:
CCAAAATAATCGTGCAATTTCCTTTGCATGTAAGGCCAGACCAGCTGGGTTTATCCCAGTCACACTTGTACACACCTTCATCAACACTATCGATGACTGCATTCTTGATTTTTATCGTCGCATCAGCTTCAATTGAGACCTTGTAAGAGTCCGCAAGCTTACCCGTAAGGATATCACCTTTTCTCGCAACATAGTCGCTTGTCAGCAAAGATAATTTGACAACATTTCCTGCGCTCACCGTAAACTTAAAAGACTGCGAGCCCTTATAGTCGCCAACGCCTTTAACCGTAAAGACGTAATCGCCAGCAGAAGTTATAGCATTCGCCCCGACTTCATTTTGATCTTTCGTAACAACAACTTTGTAATCCGTTCCTTCCTTCAGCTTTTTTCCGTCTAACGATGTCACAGAATAAGCCACCGGAACAGGATTTTTTTCATCAAGGAAATAATACGGCCTGACATCGTCAATGGTAGCCCATGCAAGGTCGGCCAGTTCTTTCCATTGAGCGTAAAGAGTCACCGTATCACCGACATTGCGCGCATGGCAATTGACTTCGGCACGGTCGCCATAAGAAACGCCTTTGCCATCGGCAGATGTATTCCACCCGACAAACATCCAGCCATTAAGAACAAACGTATTTTTTGCAAGTATTGCGGTCGCGCGATAAATAGCCTTCTGGTTATCCATCGTTCCCGTTGCGTCGTCATGATTCTTGTTGAACTTGATCGCCCAAAAATTTCCTGGAACAAAAGTAAAGACACTGTCGGGCGCTTTTTCTATTTCAACGCCATCAATAGTCACCTTGCCGTGAATGCCGATGTCGCCCAGACCAATTCCACTCACAGCACCTACGCCTTTTTCAGCAACAACTTTTGTCACTCCAGACGTAATCGTGACATCGCCACACTTTCCATGGTGAGAGCATCCAATAGCGGCGGCTTCACCACCACCTTTAGCAGTCACCTCGCCACCGCTAATGACAATATTGCCACATACACTACCGACGTGACCACCACCGATACCCGCCGACGAAGACCCGCCAACAGCTGTAATCACGCCACCACGAATTTCAATATCGCCACAATCCGAATAATAGTAACCGGAACCAATGCCCGCAGCAAAGTCGTCGGAGCGGACGTCAAGGGAACCAGGGCCATCAATAACAAGCGTGTGGCCTTCCGGGATATGAATACCGGGAGAACTCTGATTTGACTTAACAAAATTAGAGTCTTCAAGGAAAATCGTACAGGAACCTTCACAAATTATTCCTGCACCACCTTCATACCCTTCCCTGACAACAACCGCATTTTTGAGCACCACTTCGGCACCATCAGCAATCGACAGCATATAGGCACTACTCAACGTATCCGTAAGGGTGTCACCGGACTGCGCTACGTAGTCCTCTTCTAGCTGCGCAAGATTTATCGGTTCAGCCAAAGCTGC
Coding sequences within it:
- a CDS encoding InlB B-repeat-containing protein, coding for MPMLPKFKAQVPFKRYALLWMALFASSAALAEPINLAQLEEDYVAQSGDTLTDTLSSAYMLSIADGAEVVLKNAVVVREGYEGGAGIICEGSCTIFLEDSNFVKSNQSSPGIHIPEGHTLVIDGPGSLDVRSDDFAAGIGSGYYYSDCGDIEIRGGVITAVGGSSSAGIGGGHVGSVCGNIVISGGEVTAKGGGEAAAIGCSHHGKCGDVTITSGVTKVVAEKGVGAVSGIGLGDIGIHGKVTIDGVEIEKAPDSVFTFVPGNFWAIKFNKNHDDATGTMDNQKAIYRATAILAKNTFVLNGWMFVGWNTSADGKGVSYGDRAEVNCHARNVGDTVTLYAQWKELADLAWATIDDVRPYYFLDEKNPVPVAYSVTSLDGKKLKEGTDYKVVVTKDQNEVGANAITSAGDYVFTVKGVGDYKGSQSFKFTVSAGNVVKLSLLTSDYVARKGDILTGKLADSYKVSIEADATIKIKNAVIDSVDEGVYKCDWDKPSWSGLTCKGNCTIILDGDNIAKGHCWTSAGIYVPQGSTLTIDGKGSLETSAGGWGAGIGGVGQSSKSGNVVILDGTIKATGKHSSAGIGGSNDGQNGSITIKGGFVTAIGNGGAAGIGGGYSSGSGENSAITITGGTVIAEGGENAPAIGGGLYSVNNVIKIGGGNITAKGGYASAGIGCSKVSDYNGFGTMCATVEISGGSVVSEAGTNAGAAIGGGRGAVLISGGDVTATGTYEVPGICSEDSVVISGGAVTAVGGRDAPGIGGAGFVASEYKTFGDIIITGGTVKSTGGRYSSGLGAGIYSHGGNIIITPDVVMVYVDVDAEHADDSPYSVGTANSNSTLGKLIVDGEEWTYRTEKPFIYYGRGYKDTTIIDVGPVDIARSKTIGGNPRMVNLKKTYNALGRIVNDGRKVRGAYYRKKFLAP